The Pseudomonas oryzicola genomic sequence AGCGAGGCCTCACGGCCCATGGTGAACAGCGGCCAGTCCTGCAGGGCATCGCTGATCACCAGCGGCGTGCCATGCACCAGGTAGTCGTTGTGGAAGCGCGCCAGGGGCATGTCGGCGCGGGCGATGCGGGCCACTTCGCGCTGCACGGGTTGGCCCGCCGATACCCTTTCGCTGAAGCGTGCCGGCGTCGGGTAGCGCTGGTTCATCGCTACCTTGGTCGTCGTCACCCCGCGGCGGGCGTTGCTGATGATCTGCGGCAGCAGGGTGGCCAGGCCCATGTTGCCGGTGATCTTCAGGCGCGCGCTGGCGAACAGCTCTTCCACGTTGGCCGTGCCGCCCATGATGCCGAGGAAATCGCGTTCGGCCACTTCAATGGTGACGTCCGGGGCTCTGTGCCGGCCAGCGCCGGTGTGGCTGCTGTCGCGTACCTCCGACCAGAAGGCCTGGTCCTGGTCGAAGACGAACTGGAAGACGCCCTCGATGCCGACGGCATGGGCGTTGGCGAACAGTTTGCTGAGGATGCTCTGAAGGTCCACGGTATGCCTCTGGCGGTTTTTCGGTGTGCAAGGATGACGAGTGCCTGGGCCAATGATTTAGCGGTATGGGCGGGTAATTTTTCGCTGCGCAGCTACGTCCCGTAGGGGAGCCCGAGTCACTTTGTTCACCAAGGAACCCACATGGCACTGCACCCTGATCTGGCGGCTTTTCTGGAACTGGTCGAATTCGGCCGGCTGACGGGCAGGAGCCTGCCCATGCATGCGATGGACGTGACCCAGGCCCGTGCCGAGTTCGAAAGCAGCTCGCAGGTACTCGACCCAAGCCCACCGGGCCACGTCATGGTCAGCGCGCTGCAGGTCAGCGCGCGTGACGGTACCTGCCTGGCTGCCCGGTTGTACCGGCAGGACCAGGCCGCGGCCGACTTGCAGCCGGTAATCCTGTACCTGCACGGTGGCGGCTACGTCGTTGGTAGCCTCGACTCGCATGATTCGGTGTGCCGCCGCCTGGCTGCCCTGGGCGAGTTCGCGGTACTGGCTGCGGACTACCGGTTGGCACCGCAGCAGCAGTTTCCGGTGGCGTTGCACGATGTGCTGGACACTGCCAACTGGCTGGCCGAACGGGCAGCGGCGCTGGGGCTGGACAAGCGCCGAATAGTGCTGGCGGGAGACAGTGTGGGGGCCAGCCTGGCAGCGGTCATGGCCATCATGGCGGTCGAGCAGCCCGAGGCGCTGGCGTTCAAGCCGCTGGCGCAATTGCTGTTCTATCCGGTGACCGATATGGCCTGCCAGCGTGATTCGCATCACCAGCATGCCGAGGGCTACCTGCTGGAGACGCCAACCCTGGAGTGGTTCTACCGGCACTATGTGCCGCAGCCTGAACAGCGCCTGGACTGGCGGGTGTCGCCGTTGCGCTCGACCCTGCGTGAAGCCTTGGCGCCAGCGTATCTGTTCGTGGCCGAGTACGACCCGTTGCACGATGAAGGCATTGCCTATCGAGACTGGCTGCTGGCCAGTGGCACGCCGGTGCGCTTCGCGCGGGTGGAAGGTTTGACCCATGACTTTCTGCGCATGTCGGGGATCGTGGGCCAGGTAGGGGACATTTATCGGGATGTCGGCGAGTGGTTGCAGGTGATCGGGGGCCGTGGCTGACGCGAGATTGCCGGGGCGCGTTGCGCCCCTTCCGCGACACAGAGGTCTCACCCACGAAGCCGTCGCCCCAACACCTCCACCAACCGCTCGATCTCGGCCTCGGTGTTCAACAGCCCCGGTGCCGTGCGCACCACTGGCCCCACATCCCGCGACACCGCATCGACCACGATGCGCTGGCTATTGAGATGTCGGGCGACCTCGTCGGCATCCTGCCCCTTGACCCTGAAGAAGGTGAACCCCGCCGAATACCGTGCACTGCGCGGCGTCACCAGTTCGACCCCCGGCAGTGCCTCAAGCCGTTGCCTGAGCTGCCCATTGAGCCCGTGAATCCGCGCCTGCACTGCCGCCTTGCCCAGCTGCAGATGCAATTCGAACGCCTTGCCCAGCGCCCAGCGGTGCTCGAACGCGTGGTAGCCACCCGGCGTCATCACGGTGGCAAAGTCCTCGTTCTCGGAAAAGGTGGCAATGGTCGGGGTCAGTTGCTCCAGCCCGGTGGACGCCGCACAGATGATCCCGGTACCGCGTGGCCCGAACAGCCACTTGTGGGTGCCGGCAATGAAGTAATCGCAATTGAGGTCGGCAAAGCGCATGTCTTCGACGCCAAAGCCATGTACGCCATCGATCACGTAGATGATCCGGTCCTGCGCGTCACGCTGGCGATTGACCTCGCGGACCAGGGCGCCGATCTCGCCTGCCGGCAGTTTCACGCCACTGCCCGAGTGCACCCAGGTCATGCCCAGCACTCGGGTCTGCGGCCCGATGGCGGCAGCGATGGTGCTCAGAACCTGGTCGCTGCTGACCTTGGCGGGGTCTTCGAACAAGCGCAACCGGCGCACTGGGGTGCCGTCGCGCATGGTGCGAAAACCCATGGTATGGCGGGCGGCTGAATGCTCATGCACGGTGGTGAGAATTTCCTGCCCCGGCGCGATCTTCAGCCCGCCATAGATCAGCCCAAGGCCTTCCGTGGTGCTGCCGGTCAGGGCAATCTGGCGGGGCGTCACTTCGAGGTAGCGAGCCGCCCACTCACGTACGGCGGCTTCGTGCTTCCACTCCGACTGGCTGTCCCAGTCCACCAGGCGCGCCGGGTGATGGTCGAAGCGGGCGCGCAGTGCCTCGATGGCTTCGCGCACCGGGCGTGGGTGCGAGGTGATCAGAAAGTTGGCGAAGTGGGCGTACGCAGGGTCCAGCTCGAACAGGTCGCGAAATGCGGCCCAGTCGTTGCCAGTGGCTGCTTGCGCAGGCGCCCCGTGTGCCGCTGGCAGCAGCGCGCCGGGGCCGGCCAGGGGCAGCGCGGCAGCCAGCAGGCCGGCCTGCTTGAGAAAGGTGCGACGGTCGTTCATCGAGTGGCTCGCCAGGGTCAGGGGAATGAGCGGGTGACAGGTTGCGCGGCGCGTTGTACCTGCTCCCACACCCGCAGGAAATTGCCGCCCCAGAGCTTGGCAATGTCCGCTTCGGAGTAGCCGCGGCTGATCAGTTCGGCAGTGACATTGCGCGCCTCGCTGGCGTTCTGCCAGCCGTCGATGCCGCCGCCTTCGTTGAAGTCCGAGCTGAGGCCGACATGGTCGATGCCGACCTTGCGCACCGTATAGTCGATGGCGTCGCCGTAGTCCTTGAGGGTGGCTGGGGGCTCTTCTTCGAGGATGCCGTACAGCTGGTTCGCATACTGGCCGACCTTCTGCTCGG encodes the following:
- a CDS encoding alpha/beta hydrolase, which codes for MALHPDLAAFLELVEFGRLTGRSLPMHAMDVTQARAEFESSSQVLDPSPPGHVMVSALQVSARDGTCLAARLYRQDQAAADLQPVILYLHGGGYVVGSLDSHDSVCRRLAALGEFAVLAADYRLAPQQQFPVALHDVLDTANWLAERAAALGLDKRRIVLAGDSVGASLAAVMAIMAVEQPEALAFKPLAQLLFYPVTDMACQRDSHHQHAEGYLLETPTLEWFYRHYVPQPEQRLDWRVSPLRSTLREALAPAYLFVAEYDPLHDEGIAYRDWLLASGTPVRFARVEGLTHDFLRMSGIVGQVGDIYRDVGEWLQVIGGRG
- the pvdN gene encoding pyoverdine-tailoring periplasmic protein PvdN — encoded protein: MNDRRTFLKQAGLLAAALPLAGPGALLPAAHGAPAQAATGNDWAAFRDLFELDPAYAHFANFLITSHPRPVREAIEALRARFDHHPARLVDWDSQSEWKHEAAVREWAARYLEVTPRQIALTGSTTEGLGLIYGGLKIAPGQEILTTVHEHSAARHTMGFRTMRDGTPVRRLRLFEDPAKVSSDQVLSTIAAAIGPQTRVLGMTWVHSGSGVKLPAGEIGALVREVNRQRDAQDRIIYVIDGVHGFGVEDMRFADLNCDYFIAGTHKWLFGPRGTGIICAASTGLEQLTPTIATFSENEDFATVMTPGGYHAFEHRWALGKAFELHLQLGKAAVQARIHGLNGQLRQRLEALPGVELVTPRSARYSAGFTFFRVKGQDADEVARHLNSQRIVVDAVSRDVGPVVRTAPGLLNTEAEIERLVEVLGRRLRG